The following is a genomic window from Thermodesulfobacteriota bacterium.
AGTCAGGAATCTCTGCCGCGATGGAAATGCCTCGAAAACAGATCCATGTTTTTTATATCCAGGTCCGGGGAGCGGAGTATCTGTCCGGTCTGCATAACTTCCGCCGGATAATCGACGGCATGGATGGCATTACCCGGCCCCTGCTCCATGAAATGACGGCTGACGGGGCGGTCATGAGTGTGGATTTTCCGGGAAATGCCCGGGAACTGGCCACAACACTGGCCAGCGCTCCATCCGATCTTCTGGTGGTAACAGTCACGGATGTTCAGGAAGATGGCGTCGTGATCGAGTTGCGCAAGGCGGGGGGGCAATAAAAACGTTTAACCTTATGAGAAGTGCAAACGCAGCCGTCCCGGGGATGAAAAATGAGTATCAGAGATGAAATTTTACGGGCCGCCAGCATCCTGGCGGAAGCTGAAAACGCCGTAGCCTCTACCGGTGCCGGTATTTCAGCGGAAAGCGGCATCGCCACCTTCCGGGATCCCGGCGGGGTCTGGGAGCGATTGAACCCGGCCGAGGTGGGCACTACCTACGGGCTGGTCAGCGCCCTGAACCGTCATCCGGAAAAATACGTGTCGATTTTTATCGAACTGCTGGAATCCCTTGAGCAAGCGGAGCCGAACTCCGGGCACCGAGCCCTTTCCGATCTGGAATCGCTGGGCATTGTCAAGACCATTATTACCCAGAACATCGACAACCTGCATCAGGAGGCCGGCAATACCCGGGTCATCGAAGTGCACGGCAATGGTTTCCGGCTCTGCTGTACGTCATGCGGTATCCGGGAGGAGAAAGACCGGAAAGCGTTGTTGAGGGAAACCAGGGACAGAATTCGTTCGCTGACGAGTTATTCTCTTGAGGCTTTTATGGAAGTGATGCCCCGGTGCGAAAGCTGCGGGGCCATGATGCGGCCGGACGTGGTCATGTTCGGAGAAGCCGTTCAGGGGCTGCCCGCCGCCTTTGATGCCGTCCGGACCTGCCAGGTTATGCTGGCCCTGGGCACATCCGGCGTGGTCTATCCGGCGGCTTATTTCCCCTTTGAGGCCAAGCAGGCCGGGGCATACGTCATCGTAGTCAATCCCAGGGAAAATCCCTTTTACGCCGTTTCCGACGTTTATCTGCCCATGAAGGCCGGCGAAGCCCTGCCGGAAATCGTGGCGGCGGTCAGAAAAATCAGAGGGGCCGATCAGGTTTTTTAACCGGCAGCATAATTGACGAAGTGATTAACAGGAGGGGGACATGGGAAGTAATCGTTTCTGGACCAAATCCTACGACACCGGGGTCGGCGATCTGTCGCCCGATAAATGGGAAATCAGTTATGTAGACGCCATCAGGCCAGCGTTCGAGAACTTCGCGGACAAGACGGCCTATGCCTTCATGGGCACGCATATCAGCTTCGAGGATTTGAACCATTACGCCAACCGTTTCGCGCACCAGCTGCTTGATCACGGCCTGACCAAAGGGGATGTGGTCGGCATCAACCTGCCCAACATCCCGGAATACGGCATTGCCTGGCTGGGCACGCTCCGGGCCGGATGCGTGGTCTCGGGTGTTTCACCGCTGCTGTCCGCCCCTGAAATGAAGCACCAGTTGAGCGATTCGAAGGCCAAAGCCCTGGTCACCCTGGACGCTGTCTTCGCGGCTACGGTCGTCAAGATTGCCGACGAATTACCGGACCTGAAACTGGTCGTCGTGGCCAGTGTGGGCGGATTTCTGCCGCCGCTCAAGCGGTTTCTGGGAAAAAAGCTGGGCAAGATCCCCCAGGGCAAGATCACGCCCCTTGAGGGAAAAACCGTGGTAAGAATTGAAACGGCCATCAAGGAAGGCGCCTATGGCGACATGGATCCCGGCATCAAGATCACGCCCGACGACATCGCCTATATCCAGTATACCGGCGGCACCACCGGCCTGCCCAAGGGAGCGCAGTTGAGCCACCGCAACGTGGTGGCCGACGTGCTTATCGTTCAGCACTGGCTGCACTGGGAAAAGGGCCGGGGCCTGGCCCTGTCCGGATTCCCCTTTTTCCATATCGCCGGTTTATTCTTCAACAAGAACTGCATCTATCTGGGCTGGACCCAGGTGCTCATTCCCAACCCCCGGGACACGGACCACATCTGCAAGGAAATCGCCAAATACCGGCCGTCGGTGCTGGTCAACGTGCCGTCCCTGTTTCAGATGCTGATCGCCAACCCCAAATTTAAAAATCTGGATCATTCCGGCCTGGAGGCCTGCATCTCGGCGGCTTCACCCTTTCCGGAGGAATCCCAGCGCCAGCTGGAGCAGATCGTCGGCCAGGGCAAGCTCCTGGAGGTGTACGGCATGACCGAGACATCGCCCCTGACCACCATGACGCCCGTCAACGGCAAGAAGAAGCTGGGCCATATCGGCCTGCCCCTGCCTAATACCGACATCTGCCTCAAGAGTACCGATACCGGCGAGCCTGTATCGCTGGGTCAGCCCGGCGAGATCTGCGTCAAGGGCCCCCAGGTCATGGTGGGCTATTTCAACAAGCCCGAGGAGACCGCCCGGGTGATGGACGCCGAGGGGTATCTGCATACCGGGGACGTGGCCATTCAGGACGAGGAGGGGTATCTGCGCATCGTCGACCGCACCAAGGACATGATCATCGTCAGCGGGTTCAAGGTCTTTTCCCGCCGGGTGGAGGATCTGCTCTCCGAGCATCCGGCCATCGACATGATCGCCACCATCGGCCGGCCCAATCCGGAGCGGCCCGGATCCGAGCTGGTGGAGGCCTATGTCAAGCCGCGGCTGGGGCATCCCCTGGCCGCGGACAAGGCGGCCCTGGAAAAGGATATCCTCGCCTTTGCCAAGGAGAAACTGTCGCCCTACGAAGTGCCCAAGCGGGTGCGTATTCTCGATGAGCTGCCTCTGACCACCGTCGGCAAGGTGGACAAGAAGGTGCTGCGAAAAAGGACGGATTAGGGCGTACTTTTCTTTGGCGCAAAGAAAAGTACCAAAAGAAACATTGCCCGGCAGCGCCGGTCACGCCACGGCGTGACTTCCCTCGCGCGAACGCTTTTTCCGGCGCGGTCAGAAACTCGCTTGAGAAACGGCCTTAAAGCACGTTTCCCGGTTCGAGCACTGTCTTCCCTTTTGCGTATTTTTACCGGGAACCGGCGCTCAAACAGTCTGCCCGCTTTCTCCGGAAAAATCGCCCGCGCTCGGCGGCGCTGCAATAGGCGGGGATCATCGGTATCTGTTCAGTCCGTCATGATGAGTTCAGGGGGGATCAATATAATCGAACTTCGCTCACCAAAGGTTTGTTATTCCGGTCGATTCGATATCCTTTTAGGCGGCGTAGGCAAGGCCAGTGCCAGGTTCAGATAACATTTCTTGACATACCAAAGAGTGGATAGTATATATTTGATATGTGGACAGTCTATGAGCATCGCAACGCGGCCAGAAAAATAACCAGACTTCCTCAGGAGATCTTAAAGCGATATGAAAAATGGAAGGATATCGTTAACATTTCCGGGCCTGAAGGATTGAAACTGATAAAAGGTTTCCACGACGAATCGTTGAGCGGACAATGGGCCGGCCATCGATCATCACGTCTCGGGCTTCAGTACCGCGTGATCTACCGGGTGGAGAAGGATAAGATTTTCATCGAGGTGATTGACATTACGGCTCACGACTACAGGAGAAAGTGAAATGAAAAACTACCGGCTGGCGAAAAAAACCGTGGATGTTTCCGTGGGAGAATCCGTGCGGATTATCCGGGAACTTCAGGGGTTGAGTCAGAACGACTTGGCGGTCGTGACCGGCATCCCCCAATCCACTATATCCGCCATTGAGAACGATCGCATCCGGCTTGGCGTCGAACGGGCCAAAGTTCTGGCCCGGGCATTGAAATGCCATCCGGCGGTGCTTGTCTTCCCCGGCTGGAATTCCCATGAGCAATCCGCGGCCTGACGATCGCCTATGACGACAAGGTTTGGGCGCAGGGGGCAAGGTACAAGGAGCAGGGTAAAAGATACGGGGTGCGGGGGGCCAAGTGCGGGGCGTCGGGGCAAAAAACCATTTTGTTCGCTCGGCGATTATTTTGGGAGCGCTCGGCTCCCCCGGCTGAATCTCTCGAACTCGGGCTGACGCCCTCAGACAGCGAGAGATTCTTGACGCCGGGGTCGCCTCGCGCTTTTCCCCCAAAACAATCGAACCTCGCTCACAAAAGGCTTTTTGATCCCGGCCGATCCGGTCTGACCATTCGCTGATTCGCTGAAGGCAGCGGATGATATTATATATCGCTGGACGACAGAGGAAGTATGAGACGAATATCTTTTATTCCATTATTATTCGGATTATTGTTTTGGGTAATTGGATGCACATCAACTGACTTGTGTGCCCAGAAAAACCTGTTGAAAGTTCGCACAGCGTTAGATCTTGTGGAAAACTCGCCAGCTGGCAAAGATTTTGAAGCGCCCTGCACTGGTTGCCCTCAAGATGCTAAATTGCTCGGACTGACTTTAGAGCAGATAGAATCTTGCCTTGGTCCGGCTGAACAATCCTACGATGGTAATGGCGGTTATTATTTCCATTACGTATTTTATAAATTTGCAAAGCCATCGGAGGGAGGAGGTCCTGAACTACACCTTCGATTCGGGCAAGATAGTATATGTACATCGGCGAAGTGGGTGTACACACAGTAAAGGTTAAACGGTTAACCCAAAAGCGTAGCACAGATGAGCATGGTGAACTGTAGCATCATCCTTATTTCTCGGTCAATCAATGGAGGTAAAGCCTATATGACCTCACAAAAAGCTTTTTGCGAGAACACCTCCGTGGGGTTAGGCCGTAAGCGAACCCCGAAAGGTGAAAAACAGAACGGGGGTTGTGGCCTTTCACAACCCCCGTAAATTTTTATGGTGGGCGATACAAGATTTGAACTTGTGACTTCTACCGTGTGAAGGTAGCACTCTCCCGCTGAGTTAATCGCCCTTAACGTCTTTTGTTCGTTGCGTGTATTTTGATACCAAAAACCGTTGCCCCGGTCAACAAACATTTTATGCCGGTTTCGAAAAAAAGTCTTTTGTGAGCGCCCCCGGCATCGTTGGGGAACGGACAAAAGGTTTTTCTAAAAACCTTCCATATTATATAAGATATTAGGTGTTGTTTTCGTCTTCGGGAACCGGCGGTTCTTCCGTGCCATCGGTCGGCGGGGTAGCCACCCCCTGGTCCGGGGGAACCATTGTGTCGGGTTCATGGCCATCCGCTTCCTGTTCCGGCATATCCTCTTTCCGGTCAGGGGAGACTGTTTCATCGTATTCCGGGCTGTCCATACCCGGTTCCGGCATATCCGAAACTTCGCCATCAACAAGATGTTCGACCCCGGACGCCGCTGCACCTTCGTCCCGGAAAACGGAATCCGCCTCGTCCTCCGCTATATAATCGTCCTTAACATCTGAATCCGCCTCAACGTCCGATGCCTCTTCGTCCGGTTCCGCCTCGCCCACCGATAAGTCCCCGTCCTGATCTGAATAAACGGCCTCTTCGGTTCCCTGGGTTTCCGGAAGCTGATCCGTGATAGCCGAACCGTCTTCGCCGACCATTTCCGCGCCTTCACCCGGGGGCACGTCGTCTTCGGCCGGAGCCACCTCGACCCCTGTCCCGGCGGCGAACTGCTGGGCTATTCCCTCCTTGCCGAACGCCTGAATCTCTTTCAGGCTCGGCATGTCACTCAGATTTTTAAGGTTGAAGATTTCCAGGAACCGCCGGGTGGTGGCGTAGATCAGGGGTCGGCCGGGTATCTCCTTTTTCCCCAGAATGCGGATCAGTTTCCGTTCCAGCAGGCTGCGCATGATGGCGCCGGAATCCACCCCCCGGATCCGCTCCACGTCGGCCCGGATGATGGGCTGGTGATAGGCGATAATGGCCAGGGTCTCCAGGGACGCCTTACTCAGGCGGACGGGAGCGGGCTTGACCAGTTTCCTGATCCACTCCTTGTACTCGGGCCGGGTCCGGAACTGGAACCCGCCGGCCACTTCATAGAGCAGAAAGCCGCCCTGCCGGTCCTCGTATTCCCCCACCAGTTCGGCGATGGCCAGTCGGATATCTTTGGGGTCGGCCTCCGGAATGATCTGCTTGAGGGCCCGGACATCGACCGGATTGTCCGAGATAAACAGCAGACTTTCGATGGTGTTTTTCAAATCGTTCTGCATGAGAAATCACTTTCGTTTTACAGGTAGAACAACCGGATAACCCCGCTATCCACGTGCTGCCGGATGGAGACCAGCTGCATTTTGACCATTTCCAGCAGGGCCAGGAAAAAGGCGATCACCTCGCGTTTTCCGGAAACGTTCTCCAGCAGTTCGGCAAAGGTGATGGATCGTTTCTCCTCCAGCCGTTCCACGATTTCCGCTATCTTA
Proteins encoded in this region:
- a CDS encoding helix-turn-helix transcriptional regulator, with product MKNYRLAKKTVDVSVGESVRIIRELQGLSQNDLAVVTGIPQSTISAIENDRIRLGVERAKVLARALKCHPAVLVFPGWNSHEQSAA
- a CDS encoding AMP-binding protein — translated: MGSNRFWTKSYDTGVGDLSPDKWEISYVDAIRPAFENFADKTAYAFMGTHISFEDLNHYANRFAHQLLDHGLTKGDVVGINLPNIPEYGIAWLGTLRAGCVVSGVSPLLSAPEMKHQLSDSKAKALVTLDAVFAATVVKIADELPDLKLVVVASVGGFLPPLKRFLGKKLGKIPQGKITPLEGKTVVRIETAIKEGAYGDMDPGIKITPDDIAYIQYTGGTTGLPKGAQLSHRNVVADVLIVQHWLHWEKGRGLALSGFPFFHIAGLFFNKNCIYLGWTQVLIPNPRDTDHICKEIAKYRPSVLVNVPSLFQMLIANPKFKNLDHSGLEACISAASPFPEESQRQLEQIVGQGKLLEVYGMTETSPLTTMTPVNGKKKLGHIGLPLPNTDICLKSTDTGEPVSLGQPGEICVKGPQVMVGYFNKPEETARVMDAEGYLHTGDVAIQDEEGYLRIVDRTKDMIIVSGFKVFSRRVEDLLSEHPAIDMIATIGRPNPERPGSELVEAYVKPRLGHPLAADKAALEKDILAFAKEKLSPYEVPKRVRILDELPLTTVGKVDKKVLRKRTD
- a CDS encoding NAD-dependent deacylase, producing the protein MSIRDEILRAASILAEAENAVASTGAGISAESGIATFRDPGGVWERLNPAEVGTTYGLVSALNRHPEKYVSIFIELLESLEQAEPNSGHRALSDLESLGIVKTIITQNIDNLHQEAGNTRVIEVHGNGFRLCCTSCGIREEKDRKALLRETRDRIRSLTSYSLEAFMEVMPRCESCGAMMRPDVVMFGEAVQGLPAAFDAVRTCQVMLALGTSGVVYPAAYFPFEAKQAGAYVIVVNPRENPFYAVSDVYLPMKAGEALPEIVAAVRKIRGADQVF
- the scpB gene encoding SMC-Scp complex subunit ScpB, with translation MQNDLKNTIESLLFISDNPVDVRALKQIIPEADPKDIRLAIAELVGEYEDRQGGFLLYEVAGGFQFRTRPEYKEWIRKLVKPAPVRLSKASLETLAIIAYHQPIIRADVERIRGVDSGAIMRSLLERKLIRILGKKEIPGRPLIYATTRRFLEIFNLKNLSDMPSLKEIQAFGKEGIAQQFAAGTGVEVAPAEDDVPPGEGAEMVGEDGSAITDQLPETQGTEEAVYSDQDGDLSVGEAEPDEEASDVEADSDVKDDYIAEDEADSVFRDEGAAASGVEHLVDGEVSDMPEPGMDSPEYDETVSPDRKEDMPEQEADGHEPDTMVPPDQGVATPPTDGTEEPPVPEDENNT
- a CDS encoding type II toxin-antitoxin system mRNA interferase toxin, RelE/StbE family, which produces MWTVYEHRNAARKITRLPQEILKRYEKWKDIVNISGPEGLKLIKGFHDESLSGQWAGHRSSRLGLQYRVIYRVEKDKIFIEVIDITAHDYRRK